The Deltaproteobacteria bacterium sequence ATGCGGCAGAATAAGTACTTTAACATTCGATAATACATTTTGTTCAAGCTCGCTTCTATCCTCTTCTCTCTGTTTCAGCAAAACCCTTAAGGCCGCGTTCAGGTCCTCAAGCTCATTTGTCTTAGCTTCAAGCTCCATTTCCCTTTTTTCCAATGCCTCCTCTGCATGCTTGCGCTCGGTTATGTCCCGGATCGACTCGATGGCGCCTACGATGTCCCCCTTGCTGTCATAAAGAGGGCTTGCCTTTGCCCAGAGAAAGGCCTTCTTCCCCTTTAATAAAGGGACCCATGTCTCCACAATCAGAAGATACTGCTGCTTCTCGAGGATACAGAAAATCAATAATATCCGCTAACCGTCTCTCCGACTCCCGCAGCGCCTCTTCCGCCTGCTTTCGCTTGGTAATATCTTTCCCTATCACCAAAACCACATTCTTATCCTGCAATATTGTTGGTGTAATGGTCATCTCCATAAACTTGACCTTGCCACGGATGTAGTATTCAGTTTCCACAGACCCACCGGATTCCCACAAGGATTTATGTGTTTCAAGTTCATGCCGTTTTTTGTTCGGTGGAATGAAATCGAGTATATTTCTCGACAAAAGCTCATCTTTCGTACACTGAAAGAACTGGAGTGCCGCATTGTTGCACGTGATATAATTTCCCTCTGTATCGATAACCACGACAGGATTTGCCGTTCTCTCGAACAACGTGCGGTATCTTTCCTCGCTCTCCTTTATTACCTTCTCAACCAGTATGCGTTCGGTAATATCACGGACCACAACACAGATTACATTCCGTCCCCCCAGGTCAAACGCACTCGTGGATGCTTCCACGGGAAACACTGTTTTGTCTTTTTTCCTGTGATAGCGAAGCGGTATTGTGTGCTTTTTCCCGATGAGCGTTATCTCTACAACTTTCTCTGACTCCTCCGGTTCTGCGGTGATGTCTGCAAGTTTCATCTTGAGAAATTCCTCCCGGGTGTAGCCGTACAGTCTCAAGGTGCTCTCATTTACGTCGATGAACCGGCGCGTATCCGCATCAAAAATGTAGATGGCATCCGGTACCGTTGCGAAAAGCTGCCGGTATTTTTCTTCACTCATTCGCAGCAATTCCTCCAGTCGCTCGCGCTTGGTAATGTCGCGGATCGACTCGATGGCGCCTACGATGTCCCCCTTGCTGTCATAAAGAGGGCTTGCCTTTGCCCAGAGAAAGGCCTTCTTCCCCTTTAATAAAGGGACCCATGTCTCCACAATCAGAAGATACTGCTGCTTCTCGAGGATA is a genomic window containing:
- a CDS encoding LuxR C-terminal-related transcriptional regulator translates to METWVPLLKGKKAFLWAKASPLYDSKGDIVGAIESIRDITERKHAEEALEKREMELEAKTNELEDLNAALRVLLKQREEDRSELEQNVLSNVKVLILPHIEKLKTGMDMKSMSYVNVLESNLKDIISPFAQKLSVKYLNLTNREVQIANLIKEGKTTKEIASFLNVSDSAVNVYRYHIRRKLSLTKKHNLSSYLTSLT
- a CDS encoding PAS domain-containing protein, which encodes ILEKQQYLLIVETWVPLLKGKKAFLWAKASPLYDSKGDIVGAIESIRDITKRERLEELLRMSEEKYRQLFATVPDAIYIFDADTRRFIDVNESTLRLYGYTREEFLKMKLADITAEPEESEKVVEITLIGKKHTIPLRYHRKKDKTVFPVEASTSAFDLGGRNVICVVVRDITERILVEKVIKESEERYRTLFERTANPVVVIDTEGNYITCNNAALQFFQCTKDELLSRNILDFIPPNKKRHELETHKSLWESGGSVETEYYIRGKVKFMEMTITPTILQDKNVVLVIGKDITKRKQAEEALRESERRLADIIDFLYPREAAVSSDCGDMGPFIKGEEGLSLGKGKPSL